One Candidatus Acidiferrales bacterium DNA window includes the following coding sequences:
- a CDS encoding type II secretion system protein, which produces MGGPIVRAEDQVVAHSPQAGLAMKVQPGGFTPLKGYSDGFSLIELLLVVAIILIISAMAIPNLLRSRIAANESATVATMRQINTALMTYSVTFPANGFPSSLASMAAPGGGGSPTANAADLLDPVLSQANPQKSGYQLAYVAVAGGGGGGVGGIGAGAMTRYSITAVPLVQNATGIRSFFTDNTGLIHVCAPGMAVDVNCPPSQ; this is translated from the coding sequence ATGGGCGGTCCAATCGTTCGGGCAGAAGATCAAGTGGTTGCGCACTCACCTCAGGCCGGACTCGCCATGAAGGTGCAGCCTGGAGGGTTCACGCCGCTGAAGGGCTACTCTGATGGGTTCAGCCTGATCGAATTGTTGCTTGTCGTTGCCATCATTCTGATTATCTCGGCCATGGCCATTCCCAACCTGCTTCGTTCCCGGATCGCGGCCAATGAGTCGGCCACGGTGGCCACAATGCGGCAGATCAACACCGCACTGATGACCTACTCGGTCACCTTTCCGGCGAATGGGTTTCCTAGCAGTCTCGCAAGCATGGCTGCGCCCGGGGGTGGTGGGTCACCCACGGCGAACGCGGCCGACTTGCTCGATCCGGTTTTGTCTCAGGCAAATCCCCAGAAGAGCGGGTATCAGCTTGCCTATGTTGCAGTGGCCGGTGGTGGTGGCGGCGGAGTAGGTGGCATCGGAGCCGGTGCAATGACGCGTTATAGCATTACCGCCGTCCCGCTCGTCCAGAATGCCACCGGCATTCGCAGCTTCTTCACTGACAATACCGGCTTGATTCACGTCTGCGCACCGGGAATGGCCGTTGACGTCAACTGCCCGCCAAGCCAATAA